In Zobellia roscoffensis, the following are encoded in one genomic region:
- a CDS encoding uracil-DNA glycosylase family protein, protein MFLHTHPYEPFIFEDTEKLIVGTLPPPRFTTGELKVDDVDFCYGSRNGMLWPILNRIFDLDLVYENTHFAIDQRKNFLLSHKIGVCDIVESAARDKVDASDLGMQNVQLRDLVHYLERYPNISTVLFMGGNSKNGPEYFFRKQLKIAGLQLKTVTDQVPRVYELQLPKSKRIVRTVSLTAPSGAANRAIGSLTSYKEMKAADPSFNTMDFRVVQYQGFFLS, encoded by the coding sequence ATGTTTTTACATACACACCCATACGAGCCTTTTATTTTTGAAGACACTGAGAAGCTGATTGTTGGTACACTTCCTCCTCCAAGGTTTACTACGGGTGAGTTAAAGGTAGATGATGTAGATTTTTGCTATGGAAGCAGAAATGGTATGCTCTGGCCTATTCTTAATCGTATTTTTGATTTAGATTTAGTTTATGAAAACACTCATTTTGCGATTGACCAACGAAAGAATTTTTTGTTGTCTCATAAAATAGGAGTCTGTGACATTGTTGAAAGTGCTGCACGTGATAAAGTAGATGCCTCTGATTTAGGGATGCAGAATGTGCAGTTAAGAGACTTGGTGCATTATTTAGAACGTTACCCCAATATAAGTACCGTTCTTTTTATGGGTGGTAACAGTAAAAACGGTCCGGAATATTTTTTTAGAAAACAGTTGAAAATAGCAGGTCTTCAATTAAAGACTGTTACGGACCAAGTTCCTAGAGTATACGAACTTCAGTTGCCAAAATCAAAACGTATTGTTCGTACGGTTAGTTTAACGGCGCCGTCGGGTGCTGCAAATCGAGCAATTGGCAGTTTGACTTCCTATAAAGAAATGAAAGCAGCAGACCCAAGTTTTAATACCATGGATTTCCGGGTTGTTCAATACCAAGGTTTTTTTCTTTCCTAA